AAGCACCGCGTCGGTACGCAGCAGTGCGGTGACGCCCGCCGCTTCGTCCTGGACGCGGGCGTGGGTCAGTTGCGCGCCGGCGGCCAGGTGCACGTGCGCCAGGCTGTTGCTCAGGTGCGCCGCATCGCCGGCATGCAGGTGATGCTCGACCACGGCCAACGCTGCGTCCTGGCGCAGTTCGATCAGGTGGCGATGGTGCCAGGCCAGGTCGGCCTCGGCGGCGGTGGAGACGAACACCAGGTGCAGCGGCAGTTCCACGCGCACACCGGCGTCCACCCGCAGCACGCTGCCTTCGTCGGCGAGGGCGGCGTTGAGCCGGGCGAACACCTCGTCGCTGCGTTCGAAGCGGCGGCCGAGGAAGCGCATGGCATCGTCGCCGCTGCGCAGGATGGTCGACAGGCGCTGCAGTTCCACCCCGGCTGGCAGGCCGGACAGGTCCGACAGCGCATCGCTGGCACGGCCGTTGACGAACACCAGGCGCGGCGCCGGGATGCCGTCGAGCAGCGCGGCGTCCACCACTGGCGCGCTCTGCGGCGCCGCGGCAAAGCTGCGCCGCTCCAGCGCACGCAGCGAGGTGTATTTCCAGGTTTCGCTGCGCGTGCCGGGCAGGCCGTCGCGCAGCGCCTGCTCCAGCGGCGCGCGGCGGGCGGCGTCGCCGTGGAACGCGGCGGCCAGCGAGTCGAGCAGGGCGCTCATTGCACTGCCGCCTCGGGCGCCACGCGCTCCTTCAGCCAGGCATAGCCGTGCGCTTCCAGTTCCAGCGCCAGTTCGGGGCCGCCGGTCTGCACGATGCGGCCGTCGGCCAGCACATGCACCACGTCCGGCTTGATGTAGTCGAGCAGGCGCTGGTAGTGGGTGATCACCACGAACGCGCGCTCCGGCGAACGCAGCGCGTTGACGCCTTCGGCCACGGTCTTGAGCGCGTCGATGTCCAGGCCGCTGTCGGTCTCGTCGAGGATCGCCAGCTTCGGTTCCAGCACCGCCAGCTGGAAGATCTCGTTGCGCTTCTTCTCGCCGCCGGAAAAGCCTTCGTTGACGCCGCGATGCAGCAGTTCGTCCTTCAGGTGCAGCACCGCCAGCTTCTGCCGCACCAGCTTGAGGAACTGCATCGAATCCAGCTCGGCCTCGCCGCGCGCCTTGCGCTGCGCATTGAGCGCGGCGCGCAGGAAGTAGGTGTTGTTCACGCCGGGGATTTCCACCGGGTACTGGAAGGCCAGGAACAGGCCGGCGGCGGCGCGCTCCTCCGGTTCCAGTTCGAGCAGGTCGGCGTCGTCGAAGCGCACGCTGCCGGCGGTCACTTCGTAGCCGTCGCGGCCGGCCAGCACGTTGCCCAAGGTGGACTTGCCGGCGCCGTTGGGACCCATGATGGCGTGCACTTCGCCGGGCTTCACCTGCAGCGACAGGCCCTTGAGGATGTCCTTGCCGGCGACGGAGGCGTGGAGGTTTTCTATGTTGAGCATGGGGTAGTCCATCAGAATTCTTGATTAGCCCCTCTCCCACCGGGAGAGGGGTTGGGGTGAGGGTGCGGTGCGAAGCATCTCGCGGGGTTTGGGTGCGCGAGGCTTCGCACGTACCCTCATCCGGCGCTTTGCGCCACCTTCCCCCGAAAAGGGGGCCGTGGTCCCGAAGGGAGAAGGAAGAGGCGCTAGCCCACCGACCCTTCCAGCGACACTTCCAGCAGCTTCTTGGCTTCCACCGCGAACTCCATCGGCAGTTCGCGGAACACCTGCTTGCAGAAGCCGTCGACGATCATCGACACCGCGTTCTCCTGGTCGATGCCGCGGGCGCGGCAATAGAACAATTGGTCGTCGCTGATCTTGGAGGTGGTGGCCTCGTGCTCGACGGTCGCGGTCGGATGCTTGACCTCGATGTAGGGGAAGGTGTGCGCGCCGCACTGCTTGCCGATCAGCAGCGAGTCGCACTGGGTGTAGTTGCGCGCGCCCTCGGCGCTGCGCTCCACCTTGACCAGGCCGCGGTAGGTGTTCTGCCCGCGGCCGGCGCTGATGCCCTTGCTGACGATCTTGCTCTTGGTGCGCTTGCCGACGTGGATCATCTTGGTGCCGGTGTCGGCCTGCTGGCGGTGATGGGTCAGCGCCACCGAGTGGAACTCGCCCACCGAGTCGTCGCCCAGCAGCACGCACGAGGGGTACTTCCAGGTGATCGCCGAACCGGTCTCGACCTGGGTCCAGGTGATCTTGCTGCGCGCGCCGCGGCATTCGCCGCGCTTGGTCACGAAGTTGTAGATGCCGCCGCGGCCTTCCTCGTCGCCCGGATACCAGTTCTGCACGGTGGAGTACTTGATCTCCGCGTCTTCCAGCGCCACCAGCTCGACCACCGCCGCGTGCAGCTGGTTCTCGTCGCGCATCGGCGCGGTGCAGCCTTCCAGGTAGGACACGTAGGCCTGGTCCTCGCACACGATCAGGGTGCGCTCGAACTGGCCGGTGTGGCCGGCGTTGATGCGGAAATAGGTGCTCAGCTCCATCGGGCAGCGCACGCCCTTGGGGATGAACACGAAGCTGCCGTCGGAGAACACCGCCGAGTTGAGTGCGGCGAAGAAGTTGTCGCCGACCGGCACCACGCTGCCCAGGTACTGCCTGACCAGCTCCGGGTGTTCCTTGATCGCCTCGGACATCGAGCAGAAGATCACGCCCTTCTCGGCCAGTTCCTTGCGGAAGGTGGTGCCGACCGAGACCGAGTCGAACACCGCGTCCACCGCCACGCCGGCCAGCTTGGCGCGCTCGTGCAGCGGCACGCCCAGCTTGTCGTAGGTGTCCAGCAGCTCCTTCGGCACCTCGTCCAGCGAGGCGTACTTCGGGCCCTTGGGGGCGGAGTAGTAGCTCAGCGCCTGGAAGTCGATCGGCGCGATGTCCAGCTTGGCCCAGTGCGGCATCGGCATCTTCAGCCAGTGCCGGTAGGCGGCCAGGCGCCATTCGGTCATCCATTCCGGCTCGTCCTTCTTCACGGACAGGGCGCGCACGACGTCCTCGTTCAGGCCGGGCAGGAACGAATCGGATTCGATGTCGGTGACGAAGCCGGCGTCGTAGCGACGTCCCAGCCGTTCCAGGATTTCAGCGTTTTCGGTGGCCATGGGGCTGCCTACAGGTCAGGTGGTCGCGAACCGCACGGCGATGGGACGCCGTTTCGGATCGCCGGAGGAGGGGAGGGGGTGAAGCATCTGCGCCAGGGTCACGCCGCGCAGCGCATCGGCGACCACGTCGTTGATCAGCCGCCAGTTGGAGCGCACGCCGCAGGTCTGGGCGATGCTGCACTGGCTGCCGTGGTGGCTGCATTCGGTGATCGCCAGCGGGCCTTCCATCGCCTCGACGATCTGGATCAGGGTGATGGCGTCGGCCGGCCGTGCCAGCCGATAGCCGCCGCGCACGCCGCGCAGGCCCTCGACCAGGCCGGCCTGGGCCAACGGCTTGAGCAGCTTGCTGACCGTGGGCGGCTCCAGCCCGGCCTGTTCGGCCAGTTCGGTCGCGCTCAACACTTCGTTCGGACGCGCGGCGAGCACGGTCAGCACGACGGTGGCGTAATCGGTGAGCTTGGTGACGCGGAGCATGGCGACGCGGTGGATTTCAATGCGGACCGAAATTGTACTCTTTTGCGCCGCAGCGTCCAAGCAGGCTATTCATCTCTTGTTTCGATCGGTGCGATCGGGCCGGAGCGGGGACGCGGTCGGCGGGCCGGCACGCGCAGACTTGGGATCGCGGGCGATGTGCGCCAGAATCTAGGCTTTCCTGTCCGGATCGCCGCATGCCCCGCAAGATCGCCGCCCGCAAGTCCCGCATCCATGGCAACGGCGTGTTCGCCGTGCTGCCGCTCAAGAAAGGCGAGCGGGTCATCGAGTACAAGGGCCGCCGCCGCAGCCACGCCGAGGTCGACCGCGACGAAGCCGGCGACGTCGAGACCGGGCACACCTTCCTGTTCACCCTCAGCGACGACTACGTGATCGACGCCAACTACGAGGGCAACGACGCGCGCTGGATCAACCACAGCTGCGCGCCGAACTGCGAAGCGGTGATCGTCGAGGCCGAGGGCGATGACCGGCGCAAGGACAAGGTGGTCATCGAGGCGCTGCGCGACATCAAGCCCGGCGAGGAACT
This genomic stretch from Xanthomonas sacchari harbors:
- the sufD gene encoding Fe-S cluster assembly protein SufD, with the protein product MSALLDSLAAAFHGDAARRAPLEQALRDGLPGTRSETWKYTSLRALERRSFAAAPQSAPVVDAALLDGIPAPRLVFVNGRASDALSDLSGLPAGVELQRLSTILRSGDDAMRFLGRRFERSDEVFARLNAALADEGSVLRVDAGVRVELPLHLVFVSTAAEADLAWHHRHLIELRQDAALAVVEHHLHAGDAAHLSNSLAHVHLAAGAQLTHARVQDEAAGVTALLRTDAVLARDAQYRRVDLELGGALVRHELNVRLEGDNARLVANGVLLGNGRRQFDTRLGIEHIARDTACELLWRGVATGRSRVAFHGGIHIRHGADGTAAALSNKNLLLSADAEIDTQPVLVIDADEVKAAHGATVGQLDANALFYLRSRGLPQERAQQLLTAAFCREPVGTLEPVLGEGLLARLERALSAAGVA
- the sufC gene encoding Fe-S cluster assembly ATPase SufC: MLNIENLHASVAGKDILKGLSLQVKPGEVHAIMGPNGAGKSTLGNVLAGRDGYEVTAGSVRFDDADLLELEPEERAAAGLFLAFQYPVEIPGVNNTYFLRAALNAQRKARGEAELDSMQFLKLVRQKLAVLHLKDELLHRGVNEGFSGGEKKRNEIFQLAVLEPKLAILDETDSGLDIDALKTVAEGVNALRSPERAFVVITHYQRLLDYIKPDVVHVLADGRIVQTGGPELALELEAHGYAWLKERVAPEAAVQ
- the sufB gene encoding Fe-S cluster assembly protein SufB, coding for MATENAEILERLGRRYDAGFVTDIESDSFLPGLNEDVVRALSVKKDEPEWMTEWRLAAYRHWLKMPMPHWAKLDIAPIDFQALSYYSAPKGPKYASLDEVPKELLDTYDKLGVPLHERAKLAGVAVDAVFDSVSVGTTFRKELAEKGVIFCSMSEAIKEHPELVRQYLGSVVPVGDNFFAALNSAVFSDGSFVFIPKGVRCPMELSTYFRINAGHTGQFERTLIVCEDQAYVSYLEGCTAPMRDENQLHAAVVELVALEDAEIKYSTVQNWYPGDEEGRGGIYNFVTKRGECRGARSKITWTQVETGSAITWKYPSCVLLGDDSVGEFHSVALTHHRQQADTGTKMIHVGKRTKSKIVSKGISAGRGQNTYRGLVKVERSAEGARNYTQCDSLLIGKQCGAHTFPYIEVKHPTATVEHEATTSKISDDQLFYCRARGIDQENAVSMIVDGFCKQVFRELPMEFAVEAKKLLEVSLEGSVG
- a CDS encoding SUF system Fe-S cluster assembly regulator; this translates as MLRVTKLTDYATVVLTVLAARPNEVLSATELAEQAGLEPPTVSKLLKPLAQAGLVEGLRGVRGGYRLARPADAITLIQIVEAMEGPLAITECSHHGSQCSIAQTCGVRSNWRLINDVVADALRGVTLAQMLHPLPSSGDPKRRPIAVRFATT
- a CDS encoding SET domain-containing protein, coding for MPRKIAARKSRIHGNGVFAVLPLKKGERVIEYKGRRRSHAEVDRDEAGDVETGHTFLFTLSDDYVIDANYEGNDARWINHSCAPNCEAVIVEAEGDDRRKDKVVIEALRDIKPGEELTYNYGITLAERHTPRLKKIWECRCGAKNCTGTMLQPKR